A region from the Bdellovibrio bacteriovorus genome encodes:
- a CDS encoding HNH endonuclease, translated as MDYFFSAAPPEHQKREKAKARELRQSQWWKQELGKGLCYHCGERFKPADLTMDHLIPIARGGKSNKNNCVPSCKDCNTKKGYKTRAEMALDELSQTSKPETTDEE; from the coding sequence ATGGATTATTTCTTTTCGGCGGCTCCTCCTGAGCACCAAAAACGTGAGAAAGCAAAGGCCCGCGAGCTGCGCCAAAGCCAATGGTGGAAGCAAGAGCTGGGTAAAGGCCTTTGCTATCACTGTGGCGAAAGATTTAAGCCTGCCGATCTCACAATGGATCACTTAATTCCTATCGCGCGAGGTGGGAAGTCCAACAAGAACAACTGCGTTCCATCCTGCAAAGACTGTAATACAAAAAAGGGATACAAAACCCGCGCCGAAATGGCTTTGGATGAGTTGTCCCAGACTTCAAAGCCTGAAACCACCGACGAAGAATAA
- a CDS encoding cyclic nucleotide-binding domain-containing protein, translated as MSVKTFKKGEVIYKDGDKITSVYLIQTGAANQCLIRGKKTIDLFQLGSSHILGDQVILGQNTHPTSAIATTETKVLEIPVETLKQQYEGAPQMLKVIIKSLADRLRLAVNDVRSSKLEKDSSPCPEDQVAKAFGAVFHTANHKGDRSTPGRVVVDWNMMKQYSQRVMGEGPKRVEQVINVLVKLKLALYEMGKAPDNPDGPEEIQKVHFLDLGLLESFFEFYQYYYFKNRSDLLKVDELCQQMLDALLKLCENEQPDRFGIVGVEFAKFSEHCKSELGINLNNDHFARLEGKGVFMKRKTGSTGVILQFELKEFRSVFQSWKMLREIEKWNEKGFVDMDEKEDKPKKKTVGGPACPACAVELQAGAKFCHECGHKIVAAA; from the coding sequence ATGTCAGTAAAAACCTTTAAAAAGGGCGAAGTGATCTATAAAGATGGCGACAAAATCACGTCCGTCTATCTTATTCAAACTGGTGCTGCCAATCAGTGTCTGATTCGTGGAAAAAAGACCATTGATTTGTTCCAGTTGGGCTCGTCTCACATCCTCGGAGATCAGGTGATTTTGGGTCAAAACACCCACCCTACTTCCGCGATCGCAACTACGGAAACAAAAGTTTTAGAAATCCCCGTTGAAACTTTGAAACAACAGTACGAGGGCGCTCCTCAGATGTTGAAGGTGATCATTAAGTCACTGGCCGACCGTCTTCGTCTGGCAGTGAATGATGTTCGCTCTAGCAAGCTTGAAAAAGATTCTTCTCCTTGTCCTGAAGACCAAGTAGCGAAAGCTTTTGGCGCTGTTTTCCATACCGCCAACCATAAGGGAGATCGCTCGACTCCCGGTCGCGTCGTTGTCGATTGGAATATGATGAAGCAGTACTCTCAACGTGTGATGGGTGAAGGCCCGAAACGTGTGGAGCAAGTCATCAACGTCCTTGTGAAATTGAAGCTCGCACTTTATGAAATGGGTAAAGCTCCAGACAATCCAGATGGACCGGAGGAGATTCAAAAAGTTCACTTCTTGGATTTGGGTCTTTTAGAAAGCTTCTTTGAATTCTATCAATATTACTATTTCAAAAATCGTTCAGATCTTTTGAAAGTCGATGAGCTTTGTCAGCAAATGCTCGACGCTCTTTTAAAACTTTGCGAGAACGAACAACCGGACCGCTTTGGTATCGTGGGTGTGGAGTTCGCAAAATTCAGCGAGCACTGCAAAAGTGAACTCGGTATTAACTTGAACAATGACCACTTTGCCCGCCTTGAAGGTAAAGGCGTGTTCATGAAGCGTAAAACCGGTAGCACCGGTGTTATTCTGCAATTTGAACTGAAAGAATTCCGCTCAGTCTTCCAAAGTTGGAAGATGCTTCGTGAAATTGAAAAATGGAACGAAAAAGGCTTCGTCGATATGGACGAAAAAGAAGACAAACCTAAGAAAAAGACCGTGGGCGGCCCAGCCTGCCCGGCGTGCGCCGTGGAATTGCAAGCGGGCGCGAAGTTCTGCCACGAATGTGGTCATAAAATAGTAGCGGCGGCATAA
- a CDS encoding PilZ domain-containing protein: MSEALIVFKAVSTDSDKQMLLQKALAKKETLYLRDKFDRTIALKPVSINSNNQIKCHHPEDMTMNTNEKDTFTASFSISGEKYLFETHPVVSEHYVTLTVLNLFHLQRRRNYRYVMPENYSAEFVINYLNQSICSHPCRLIDLSTEGCAVEIMQESANLHLEDLVEAEIFLGDREPIMVQGVIKNIRVKDDTQLVLGVEFNHLANSSEEKIVTSLTDLQREIFFRRKAA, from the coding sequence ATGAGTGAGGCCTTGATCGTTTTTAAAGCAGTTAGTACCGACTCTGATAAGCAAATGCTTTTACAAAAAGCTTTGGCGAAAAAAGAGACTCTTTATCTTCGTGATAAGTTTGATCGCACTATCGCTTTAAAACCGGTGAGTATCAACTCGAACAATCAAATCAAGTGTCATCATCCCGAAGACATGACGATGAACACGAATGAAAAAGACACCTTTACGGCGAGCTTTTCCATCAGCGGAGAGAAATATCTTTTCGAAACTCATCCGGTCGTGTCTGAACACTATGTGACTTTGACGGTGTTAAACCTGTTCCACTTACAAAGACGTCGCAACTATCGCTATGTGATGCCGGAAAATTATTCGGCGGAATTTGTTATTAACTATTTGAACCAGTCCATCTGCTCTCACCCCTGCCGTCTGATTGATTTAAGCACGGAAGGTTGTGCGGTGGAAATCATGCAAGAAAGTGCAAATCTTCACCTAGAAGACTTGGTCGAAGCTGAAATCTTTCTAGGCGATCGTGAACCCATCATGGTTCAAGGTGTGATCAAAAACATCCGCGTGAAGGATGATACACAACTGGTGTTAGGTGTGGAATTCAATCACTTGGCGAACTCCAGTGAAGAAAAAATTGTAACGTCCCTCACAGATCTTCAACGCGAAATCTTTTTTAGAAGAAAAGCGGCTTAA
- a CDS encoding GFA family protein — protein sequence MAEKTYHGSCHCGSVKIKAKIDLSKGTGRCNCTYCRKVRSWSVIIKPENFELLAGQESLSDYQFGTFSGHHLFCKNCGCRPFGRGHVEEIGGAFVSIALACLDDVDAQELIDAPVTYFDGLNNNWFNKPAEIRHL from the coding sequence ATGGCAGAAAAAACTTATCACGGCAGTTGTCATTGTGGATCAGTCAAGATCAAAGCCAAAATAGATCTTAGCAAAGGGACCGGAAGGTGCAATTGCACTTATTGCCGCAAAGTGCGCAGTTGGAGCGTCATTATCAAGCCTGAAAACTTCGAATTGCTTGCGGGCCAAGAAAGTCTTTCAGACTATCAATTTGGTACCTTCAGCGGGCATCATCTTTTTTGCAAAAACTGTGGATGTCGTCCGTTTGGTCGGGGGCATGTCGAAGAAATCGGCGGAGCATTCGTGTCTATTGCACTTGCATGCCTGGATGATGTTGATGCTCAAGAGCTGATTGATGCGCCGGTGACGTATTTTGATGGTTTGAATAACAACTGGTTTAATAAACCTGCTGAAATCCGACATCTTTAA
- a CDS encoding helix-turn-helix transcriptional regulator, which produces MAKSSYQNKKDRMDRLLGLLKAEDHSTSLALAKKLRVSHRTLMRDLEELKASGIPVEADRGRGGGLRLNAQWGLGRLQVNYKESLDLLLSLAIAEKFNSPVLLSSVKSLRDKVFQSFPEEHRKKLQLIRKRVRITTYADESVRATYDNVPAPVQNALHEAFFEMRCLKIAYRDEKKNITERLIEPHYLLLSFPLWYVMAWDHLRQDLRSFRVDRIQKASVHAQETFHMHHQDLFQKTLQKFSESL; this is translated from the coding sequence ATGGCTAAAAGCAGTTATCAAAATAAAAAAGATCGAATGGACCGCCTTTTAGGCCTTCTGAAGGCAGAGGATCACTCTACCAGTTTGGCCCTGGCAAAAAAACTGCGTGTGAGTCATCGCACTTTAATGCGCGACCTGGAAGAACTTAAAGCTTCGGGTATACCTGTCGAAGCGGATCGTGGACGCGGCGGAGGCTTGCGTTTAAATGCCCAGTGGGGTTTAGGTCGTCTGCAAGTGAACTACAAAGAATCTTTAGATCTGCTTTTGTCCTTAGCGATTGCGGAAAAATTTAACTCACCGGTACTGCTTTCCAGCGTGAAATCATTAAGAGATAAAGTGTTTCAATCCTTTCCCGAAGAACACCGTAAGAAATTGCAGCTGATTCGAAAAAGAGTCCGCATAACCACTTACGCTGACGAGAGCGTGCGTGCAACGTATGATAACGTTCCCGCCCCTGTACAAAATGCTTTGCATGAAGCTTTTTTTGAAATGCGATGCCTTAAGATTGCCTATCGCGATGAAAAGAAAAACATCACAGAACGTTTGATAGAGCCTCACTATCTGCTGCTCAGTTTTCCCCTCTGGTACGTCATGGCTTGGGACCATCTCCGTCAGGATCTAAGATCCTTCCGCGTGGATCGCATTCAAAAAGCTTCTGTGCACGCACAAGAGACGTTTCACATGCACCATCAGGACCTCTTCCAGAAAACCTTACAGAAATTTTCTGAAAGCCTGTGA
- a CDS encoding BON domain-containing protein: protein MEEMIEEVEEMNEEKSSLWPWLIAGAAVGAAYVYFTQSESGKRITEDAKEYFRTGTTRDDRLQMKVFSELSRILGAGKEIQVRAEKGSIILSGAILSEALEEVLVCARHIPGVKSVINNLEVRQQH from the coding sequence ATGGAAGAGATGATTGAAGAAGTCGAAGAAATGAATGAAGAAAAATCCAGCCTCTGGCCCTGGTTGATCGCGGGAGCCGCCGTCGGCGCAGCCTACGTCTATTTCACGCAAAGCGAATCCGGCAAAAGAATTACGGAAGATGCGAAAGAATACTTCCGCACCGGAACAACCCGCGACGATCGCCTGCAAATGAAAGTGTTTTCAGAATTAAGCCGAATACTAGGAGCGGGAAAAGAAATTCAAGTGCGGGCTGAAAAAGGCAGCATCATTTTAAGCGGAGCTATTTTAAGTGAAGCGCTTGAAGAAGTTCTTGTCTGCGCCAGACACATTCCCGGCGTCAAAAGCGTCATTAACAATCTCGAAGTTCGCCAGCAGCACTAA
- a CDS encoding LTA synthase family protein yields the protein MGGMFGPTSRLLKVFALALLALLFYFFARVEFLLWNWSLFKSKELSDILWSFVVGLRFDISAVLSLSAPLILLAMIPWPRSWQKGWQWLLALGFTVLQIPLFILNLGDTEFINFVGRRFTYDSLFIMGEMQGKIWNFISSYWLLFLVNTALVALFVFAIFKFSFKKQKGIYWAGQRKKPLGYWLSHGFLSFMAIVISVVGIRGGLQSKPVNFVSANVFSAPLLNNLVLNSSFTFIKSYGAQGLKQEKYFENKDDMLRHLNGSFVGSKMEGLRLPKPQNIVLIILESFGEEYLGPVNGKSYTPFMDSLMEKSLVFKNAYANGRRSIEGVGAVMAGIPALMSEPFISSHFTSNYFLGLGTLLSQKGYSTSFFHGGHNGTMYFDSFMQSAGVEKYFGSKEYNNPSDDDGVWGIWDEPFLQWMLVQLDSVPQPFMTSVFTLSSHQPFKVPAQYKDQFPEGPIEILKTVAYTDFALKKFFEEAAKKPWYKDTLFIVTADHTSMHYRKEYENDLGSYRIPLFLYHPSFEFPQVDTEKIVQQIDIPPTVLDFLGIPEKDKNYLGSSMFVDGDKSAVNFIDGRYLLFAQDFYLRWTPGHSEPQMYSLLDREGMKELNGSMITEEQQARKSALEQKLKATIQYFNEGMWDNKLYYPTR from the coding sequence ATGGGCGGTATGTTTGGACCGACGTCACGCCTGCTAAAAGTCTTTGCTTTAGCGCTCTTAGCCCTGCTTTTTTATTTCTTCGCGCGCGTAGAGTTTCTGCTATGGAATTGGAGCCTTTTTAAATCCAAGGAGCTCTCGGACATCCTATGGTCCTTCGTTGTCGGTCTGCGCTTTGATATTTCGGCGGTCTTAAGTCTTTCTGCGCCGCTGATTTTGCTGGCGATGATTCCTTGGCCTCGAAGCTGGCAAAAAGGGTGGCAATGGCTTTTGGCTTTGGGTTTCACCGTCTTGCAAATCCCTCTTTTCATCTTAAATTTGGGCGATACCGAGTTTATCAACTTCGTCGGCCGCCGCTTTACCTATGACAGCCTTTTTATCATGGGCGAGATGCAGGGTAAGATATGGAATTTTATTTCCAGTTATTGGCTGTTGTTTCTGGTTAACACGGCTTTGGTGGCTTTATTTGTTTTCGCCATTTTTAAGTTCAGTTTTAAAAAGCAAAAAGGCATTTACTGGGCCGGGCAAAGAAAGAAACCTTTGGGTTACTGGCTGTCCCATGGCTTTTTGTCTTTCATGGCGATCGTGATTTCAGTGGTGGGTATTCGCGGAGGTTTACAAAGCAAGCCCGTGAATTTTGTCAGTGCGAATGTGTTTTCCGCGCCTTTATTAAACAATCTAGTTTTAAATTCGTCTTTTACTTTTATTAAAAGCTACGGTGCTCAAGGGCTGAAGCAAGAAAAGTACTTTGAAAACAAAGACGATATGTTGAGGCATTTGAACGGTTCTTTTGTCGGCTCTAAAATGGAAGGTCTTCGTTTGCCGAAGCCTCAGAATATCGTTTTGATTATTTTAGAAAGCTTCGGAGAAGAATACCTGGGTCCCGTGAATGGCAAAAGCTATACGCCGTTTATGGATTCTTTGATGGAAAAATCTTTGGTCTTTAAAAACGCTTATGCCAATGGTCGTCGTTCGATTGAGGGCGTCGGGGCGGTCATGGCGGGAATCCCTGCTTTGATGAGCGAGCCTTTTATTTCTTCGCACTTTACTTCCAACTACTTTTTGGGCTTGGGGACGTTGCTTTCGCAGAAGGGCTATTCCACGAGTTTCTTCCACGGTGGTCATAACGGCACAATGTACTTTGATTCCTTCATGCAAAGTGCGGGGGTTGAGAAATACTTCGGTTCGAAAGAATACAACAATCCGTCGGATGATGATGGAGTGTGGGGTATTTGGGATGAGCCTTTCTTGCAATGGATGCTGGTGCAGTTGGACTCTGTGCCTCAGCCTTTCATGACTTCGGTTTTCACACTGTCGTCGCATCAACCTTTCAAAGTTCCTGCGCAGTACAAGGATCAATTTCCGGAAGGACCGATTGAGATTTTAAAAACGGTGGCTTACACGGACTTTGCTTTGAAGAAGTTCTTTGAAGAGGCTGCCAAAAAACCTTGGTACAAGGACACGCTCTTCATCGTAACGGCGGATCACACATCCATGCACTATCGTAAAGAGTACGAAAATGATTTGGGCAGTTATCGCATCCCGCTTTTCTTGTACCATCCTTCGTTTGAATTTCCGCAAGTGGACACGGAAAAGATTGTTCAGCAAATTGATATTCCACCGACGGTTTTGGATTTTTTAGGCATTCCTGAAAAGGATAAAAACTATTTAGGAAGTTCGATGTTTGTGGACGGGGATAAGTCTGCGGTGAATTTTATTGATGGCCGCTATCTTCTTTTTGCTCAGGACTTTTACCTGCGTTGGACTCCAGGGCACAGCGAGCCACAGATGTATTCATTGTTAGATCGTGAAGGCATGAAAGAGCTGAATGGATCTATGATCACAGAGGAACAGCAAGCTCGTAAATCGGCCTTAGAACAAAAGTTAAAAGCGACTATTCAGTATTTCAACGAAGGTATGTGGGACAATAAGCTTTATTATCCCACACGCTAG
- a CDS encoding BolA/IbaG family iron-sulfur metabolism protein has translation MKERLESHYQGAKIEVYDLTGTQDHYEVFVESPVFAGMTRIQQHQHVMACFGPELKTGEVHALSIKTKIK, from the coding sequence ATGAAAGAAAGATTAGAATCTCACTACCAAGGCGCGAAGATCGAAGTTTACGATCTGACAGGCACTCAAGATCACTATGAAGTGTTCGTGGAAAGCCCTGTGTTCGCGGGAATGACTCGCATTCAACAGCATCAGCATGTGATGGCTTGCTTTGGTCCAGAATTAAAGACTGGCGAGGTTCACGCACTCTCAATCAAGACTAAGATTAAGTAA
- the grxD gene encoding Grx4 family monothiol glutaredoxin, with protein sequence MTTHERIDSILNQNKIVLFMKGTQQFPMCGFSARACAILQDIGVQFHDVNVLEDEEIRSGIKEYGNWPTIPQLYINKQLVGGSDIMMEMYQSGELQELIK encoded by the coding sequence ATGACAACTCATGAAAGAATTGATTCCATTCTAAACCAAAACAAAATCGTGCTTTTCATGAAAGGCACTCAACAATTCCCAATGTGCGGTTTTTCTGCACGTGCTTGCGCGATCTTGCAAGACATCGGCGTTCAATTTCACGACGTGAATGTTCTTGAAGATGAAGAAATCCGTTCAGGTATCAAAGAGTACGGCAACTGGCCGACAATTCCGCAACTTTACATCAACAAACAGTTGGTGGGCGGAAGCGATATCATGATGGAAATGTACCAATCTGGTGAGTTGCAAGAGCTTATAAAATAA
- a CDS encoding YgaP family membrane protein, with protein sequence MRCNVAVWDRILRFIFGVFLTAYAIAGGPFWAYIGLYGLITAAWGLCPVYAFFRIRTLKDYHRAIPDEE encoded by the coding sequence ATGAGATGTAATGTTGCCGTTTGGGACCGCATTTTAAGGTTTATTTTTGGCGTATTCTTAACAGCCTACGCCATTGCCGGCGGTCCTTTTTGGGCATACATCGGTTTGTATGGCCTCATCACTGCTGCTTGGGGCTTGTGTCCTGTCTACGCCTTCTTTAGAATAAGAACTCTGAAAGATTATCATCGCGCGATTCCTGACGAAGAATAG
- a CDS encoding FAD-binding oxidoreductase has protein sequence MSTALIELESFLQKDQIKTDEESLKYWGKDWTTYFDIKATAIVFPRSTEDVVAIVKWARKNKMALVPSGGRTGLSGSAVASQGEVVVSFDQMNKIKDFSAVDQSVVIEPGVVTEALQEFAHSKNLFYPVDFAATGSSQMGGNIATNAGGIKVVRYGLTREWIIGLKVVTGAGEVLELNNGLVKNATGYDLRHLFIGSEGTLGFIVEATIRLAPAPPPMKVLVMAVSGLDAVMKIFAEFKTKTSLVAFEMFSDKALNKVLENTGLPAPLETKASFYVLAEVETRNEQDEEHALGVFEKCLEESWVLDGVISQSDVQAATFWRYREDISESLAKYSPYKNDIAVTISKVPPFMEDLDKVLAQAYPTWEVVWFGHIGDGNLHINILRPSGMSKEEFVNECRKVDIMVFETVKKYKGSISAEHGVGMTKRSFLNYTRSEAEIEIMRSIKKAFDPDMIMNPGKVI, from the coding sequence ATGTCCACGGCCCTCATCGAACTTGAAAGTTTTTTACAAAAAGACCAAATCAAAACCGACGAGGAAAGCCTCAAATACTGGGGTAAAGACTGGACAACTTATTTCGACATCAAAGCCACGGCGATTGTTTTTCCTCGCAGCACCGAAGATGTCGTTGCCATCGTAAAATGGGCGCGCAAAAATAAAATGGCCCTTGTTCCCTCAGGCGGACGCACGGGTCTTTCCGGTTCTGCCGTCGCCTCTCAAGGTGAAGTCGTTGTCTCTTTTGACCAAATGAACAAAATCAAAGATTTCAGTGCTGTCGATCAATCCGTTGTGATTGAGCCCGGTGTTGTCACTGAAGCTTTGCAAGAGTTCGCTCACTCTAAAAATCTTTTTTATCCCGTAGATTTTGCAGCAACAGGTTCTTCCCAAATGGGTGGCAATATCGCTACCAACGCGGGCGGAATTAAAGTTGTACGCTATGGTTTAACTCGCGAATGGATCATTGGACTTAAAGTCGTGACCGGCGCTGGAGAAGTTTTAGAACTTAACAACGGCCTTGTGAAAAATGCGACAGGGTATGATCTTCGCCACTTGTTCATCGGATCTGAAGGTACGTTGGGATTTATCGTGGAAGCGACAATTCGTCTGGCTCCCGCTCCTCCACCAATGAAAGTTTTGGTGATGGCGGTCAGTGGACTTGATGCTGTGATGAAAATCTTCGCGGAATTTAAAACGAAGACATCACTTGTTGCGTTTGAGATGTTCTCAGACAAGGCGTTGAACAAAGTATTAGAAAATACGGGCCTGCCAGCTCCACTAGAAACGAAAGCTTCATTTTACGTCTTAGCTGAAGTTGAAACTCGCAACGAGCAAGATGAAGAACACGCTTTGGGTGTTTTTGAAAAGTGTTTGGAAGAAAGCTGGGTCCTGGACGGAGTGATCAGTCAGTCGGACGTCCAAGCGGCGACCTTCTGGCGCTACCGCGAAGATATCTCTGAGTCGTTAGCCAAATATTCTCCGTACAAAAACGATATCGCCGTGACTATTTCTAAAGTGCCTCCATTCATGGAAGATTTAGATAAGGTTTTGGCGCAAGCCTACCCAACTTGGGAAGTCGTATGGTTCGGCCACATCGGCGATGGGAACTTGCACATCAATATTTTGCGCCCTTCGGGAATGAGTAAAGAAGAGTTCGTGAACGAGTGCCGCAAGGTCGACATCATGGTTTTTGAAACGGTGAAAAAATATAAAGGATCTATTTCCGCCGAACACGGTGTGGGTATGACAAAAAGATCTTTCTTGAACTACACCCGCTCCGAGGCCGAGATCGAAATCATGCGATCAATCAAAAAAGCATTTGATCCCGACATGATTATGAATCCGGGAAAAGTCATATAA
- a CDS encoding NHL repeat-containing protein: MRTLRYVTLCVGLSLTLAGCSINTSLFGSSKDLPSQGDNLQAVKGNFPLMTPFTGQFKNYLRAAPNKKFVFASFFNDVYIVSETGTYLKSFTPADVFNIEGLAVDTSGNIYIAGAAASPNENTHRFVRKYDIDGNYLGEIVTFGDEDPGAGVYVPLPKQPRIGADGSIYVALNAEIRKYNSAGVQQLIFGTGVQGANDGEINGAPVFTVNNDGSIYVADMWSDRVQLFNADGTFNSKFTWPRQIAMSMLEDLQKNPDGNFLLTERMGSEARITFFDPTGTLLFSLNGSEGGGAAWGTSDLTTATVSDTRLYVGYQDGVYVFNASTGAYVKDYLPGMKNPTSVVQAKNGHFYVGTDKGVEQFNAKGDWQRTFGPVAQITSLAVTSKNVLYVANASTPTTLNKYDLDGNLLGTVVVPGLALPYSMSVDASDNIYIADIGGGGLQILSTALESATTFPGVIGTPSGVHCAKDGSILVLDFDGAKSTPKRFSAAGALLDTFDAAGADIDVGVALGITQVGSGRVYIAGTIKNKIYEYEADGTYVTNFGSAGTQLNQFNQPWSIFADAFGSLFVVDKSNDAVKKFKTDGTLLYE; this comes from the coding sequence ATGAGAACTCTACGGTACGTGACTTTATGTGTAGGACTTTCGCTGACTCTGGCGGGATGTTCAATCAACACCTCTCTTTTTGGAAGTTCCAAGGATCTGCCATCTCAAGGCGACAATCTGCAAGCGGTCAAAGGAAACTTCCCGCTGATGACACCTTTCACCGGTCAATTTAAAAACTACCTGCGAGCAGCTCCAAATAAAAAATTCGTGTTCGCAAGCTTTTTCAATGACGTCTACATCGTTTCAGAAACGGGAACCTACTTAAAAAGTTTCACTCCTGCGGATGTCTTCAATATTGAAGGCTTGGCGGTCGATACAAGTGGTAACATCTATATCGCCGGTGCGGCAGCTTCACCGAATGAAAACACTCATCGCTTCGTTAGAAAATACGATATCGACGGAAACTATCTTGGTGAGATCGTGACCTTCGGAGATGAAGATCCGGGTGCTGGCGTCTATGTACCACTTCCTAAACAACCCCGTATCGGTGCCGATGGTTCCATTTACGTAGCCTTGAACGCAGAAATTCGCAAATACAACTCTGCCGGCGTACAACAACTTATTTTTGGTACCGGTGTTCAAGGAGCCAACGACGGAGAGATTAATGGTGCTCCCGTCTTTACAGTGAACAACGACGGAAGTATTTACGTGGCCGATATGTGGTCGGACCGTGTGCAACTTTTTAACGCCGATGGGACGTTCAATTCTAAATTTACTTGGCCAAGGCAAATTGCCATGTCGATGCTAGAAGACCTGCAAAAAAATCCCGATGGAAACTTCCTCCTGACCGAACGCATGGGGAGTGAGGCACGCATTACTTTTTTTGATCCGACGGGGACTCTCTTATTTTCTTTGAATGGTTCCGAAGGTGGCGGCGCGGCTTGGGGCACAAGTGACCTGACGACCGCGACTGTATCAGACACTCGTCTGTACGTCGGCTACCAGGATGGTGTATATGTCTTTAACGCTTCGACTGGAGCCTATGTTAAAGACTATCTTCCAGGCATGAAGAATCCGACAAGCGTGGTTCAAGCTAAAAATGGACATTTCTATGTCGGAACAGATAAGGGTGTAGAGCAGTTTAATGCCAAAGGAGATTGGCAAAGAACTTTCGGTCCCGTGGCACAGATTACATCGCTTGCCGTGACGAGCAAAAACGTTCTTTATGTTGCGAATGCCTCCACCCCGACGACTCTTAATAAATACGATCTTGATGGCAATCTTTTGGGAACGGTTGTTGTCCCGGGTTTGGCTCTCCCCTATAGCATGTCCGTGGACGCCAGTGACAACATCTATATCGCCGATATTGGTGGCGGTGGTCTGCAAATCTTATCAACGGCTTTGGAATCAGCGACAACATTTCCGGGAGTGATCGGAACCCCCTCGGGTGTTCATTGCGCCAAAGACGGCAGCATTTTAGTTTTAGATTTTGATGGAGCCAAGTCGACTCCCAAAAGATTCAGCGCCGCCGGCGCTCTTTTAGACACTTTCGATGCAGCGGGCGCCGATATTGACGTAGGTGTTGCTTTGGGGATTACCCAGGTCGGTAGCGGTCGAGTCTATATTGCCGGCACCATAAAAAACAAAATCTATGAGTACGAAGCCGATGGTACGTACGTCACAAACTTTGGCAGCGCTGGAACGCAGCTAAATCAATTCAACCAACCCTGGAGCATTTTTGCTGACGCCTTCGGAAGTTTATTTGTCGTCGATAAAAGCAACGATGCCGTGAAAAAGTTTAAAACCGACGGCACGCTGCTTTACGAATAG